GTCCATCCATGAATCTGCGTCTATCTGCGTGAGCAGTTGTTTTTCCCGGAGCTGCCGATGATCGTAATGAAATTCGGTGGCACCTCCGTGGAAGACAGTTCCGCGATCGATCGCGCCGCGAAGATCGTGGCCAGTCGTCGCGATCGCATACCGGTCGTAGTCGTCAGCGCGATGTCCAAGGTCACCGACCAACTACTTGCAGCCGGCGCAGCCGCAGGTGCTGGTGATCCGGACAAGGCACTCGAGCTTTCGCGTGGATTGCGCGAGCGTCATTATTCCACTGCAGGTGAATTGCTCGGCACCGGATTATTCACGCAATTTCATTCCGAGCTCGAATCCGAATTTGACGCGCTGGACGAACTACTGCGCGGGATCGCCGCCGTAGGCGAGCTGACTCCACGCACTACCGACTTAATCGCTTCGTTCGGTGAACGGATTTCCAGCCGGATGGTGGCGTCCGCATTCTCCGTGCGCGATTTGCCCGCGGCGCATGTCGACTCCCGCAAGTGCGTGATCACCGACGCGAACCACACCAAAGCGGTACCTCTTTTCCCTGAGATCGATCTTCGCCTCGCCCATCTCGTCAAGCCGCTGCTCGATAAGAAGCAAATTCCCATTATGGGAGGATTCATCGGCAGTACTCGCGAAGGAGCAACGACGACGTTGGGACGAGGCGGCTCAGATTTCACCGCCGCTATCGTTGGCGCCGGACTCGGAGCGGAATCGATCGAGATTTGGACGGACGTCGACGGCATGATGACCACCGACCCACGGCTGTGCAAGGATGCGCACCGTATTCGCACAATCAGCTTCGACGAAGCCGCCGAACTCGCCTATTTCGGGGCCAAGGTCCTGCACCCTGCGACGCTATTGCCGGCGGTGCAGAAGGACATTCCCGTACTTGTCCTGAACTCTCGCAACCCATCCTGTGAAGGTACGCGAATCACCGCCCGAGCTCCACAGTGCCGCAATTATTTCAAAGCTATCGCAGCGAAGCGTCGAATCACCATCGTGGATGTAGTGGCCACGCGCATGCTGATGGCGCATGGCTTTCTGAAAAGCATCTTCGAAGTGTTCGACCGCCATCGCTGTCCCGTGGACATGGTTTCGACATCAGAAGTGAGCGTTTCACTGACGGTCGATTCGACCGAAGCGATTCCCGCAATCGCCGCTGATCTCGAACAGCTCGCGGACGTGAAGTATGAGGGCCGTAAGGCGATAGTCTGCTTGGTGGGGGAGAACATCCGCGGCACCCGTGGCATCGCCGCAAAAGTGTTCGGCGCGCTCCCGGAGACGAACGTGCGCATGATCTCCCAGGGAGCTTCAGAGATCAACATCAGCTTCGTGATCGAGGAAGACGATGTGGACGAGACCGTGCGAACACTACACAAGGTATTCTTCGCCGATCCCGATCCGGCGATCTTCGCTTGAAGCCGATTTCACCACGGAGACACGGGGGCACGGAGAAAAGAACCGGGGCGTAACCACAAAGGGCACAAGGACGAAGGAAGAGGATTGCAAATCAGGCTCGAATCTCTTTTGGTTTTTCCTTCGTGCACCTTCGTGTCCTTCGTGGTTTCACACTGGGTGTTGTTTTTTGTGCCTCCACGTGAAATAGAGTTCGAATGAACCTCCTACTGC
This genomic interval from Terriglobales bacterium contains the following:
- the lysC gene encoding lysine-sensitive aspartokinase 3, which codes for MIVMKFGGTSVEDSSAIDRAAKIVASRRDRIPVVVVSAMSKVTDQLLAAGAAAGAGDPDKALELSRGLRERHYSTAGELLGTGLFTQFHSELESEFDALDELLRGIAAVGELTPRTTDLIASFGERISSRMVASAFSVRDLPAAHVDSRKCVITDANHTKAVPLFPEIDLRLAHLVKPLLDKKQIPIMGGFIGSTREGATTTLGRGGSDFTAAIVGAGLGAESIEIWTDVDGMMTTDPRLCKDAHRIRTISFDEAAELAYFGAKVLHPATLLPAVQKDIPVLVLNSRNPSCEGTRITARAPQCRNYFKAIAAKRRITIVDVVATRMLMAHGFLKSIFEVFDRHRCPVDMVSTSEVSVSLTVDSTEAIPAIAADLEQLADVKYEGRKAIVCLVGENIRGTRGIAAKVFGALPETNVRMISQGASEINISFVIEEDDVDETVRTLHKVFFADPDPAIFA